Proteins from a single region of Bacteroidota bacterium:
- the nth gene encoding endonuclease III, whose product MTKTQKVQFVLDTLNRLYPNPPIPLNHKDAYTLLVAVVLSAQCTDERVNKVTPGLFALADNPYDMVKLSPERIKSIIQPCGLSPMKSKGIYGLSEIIINKHGGKVPSTFEALEALPAVGHKTASVVMTQAFGVPAFPVDTHIHRLAWRWGLSNGKSVEQTERDLKRLFPEKSWNLLHLQIIYFGRAYCPARGHIKENCPICSVIGRKSM is encoded by the coding sequence ATGACGAAAACTCAAAAAGTGCAGTTTGTTTTGGATACCCTCAACCGTTTGTATCCAAATCCCCCTATTCCGTTAAACCACAAAGATGCATATACTTTATTGGTTGCTGTGGTTTTATCTGCTCAATGTACAGATGAAAGGGTAAATAAGGTTACTCCGGGGTTATTTGCCCTGGCCGACAACCCTTATGATATGGTAAAACTGAGTCCGGAGCGGATTAAGTCGATTATTCAGCCCTGTGGGTTATCTCCAATGAAATCGAAGGGTATTTACGGGTTATCTGAAATAATCATTAATAAACATGGCGGCAAGGTGCCATCAACCTTTGAAGCTTTAGAAGCCTTACCGGCAGTAGGGCATAAAACAGCCAGTGTTGTTATGACACAAGCATTTGGTGTTCCGGCATTTCCGGTAGATACCCATATTCATCGCCTTGCCTGGCGGTGGGGATTGAGTAATGGTAAATCGGTAGAGCAAACAGAAAGGGATCTTAAGCGCTTATTCCCCGAAAAATCATGGAATTTATTACATCTTCAAATTATATACTTCGGCCGAGCATATTGCCCAGCACGCGGCCACATTAAAGAAAACTGCCCGATTTGCAGCGTTATCGGGAGAAAATCAATGTAA
- a CDS encoding PD40 domain-containing protein, translated as MTAITHLKEENEISVWRLLLNNIYKMNRNKHLLLIPVLLFLPILVWSQTISWADHVISFSSEKSPKAFAATQVLGKPNRYPNPSFSTCAWSPEYNEARKSEYLQVGFSQPIVARQIIIVENNNSGHIREIWIYTATKTAGKMIYQRGTPAVGGAGRLFVAGLKDNTEAVSSVKVIFDQPEMMNTYQIDAIGITTETGTVNLTVNTIPDPLNNKAESLGTAVNSPFDEVYPIITPDGNALYFDRKVHPQNIGAQKNDDIWLSRNVDGVWTTAENIGAPLNNENFNFMCSISPDGNTALVGNVYQPASSAGPGVSITHKSAGGWSMPTPVKIKNFNNLNQYNEFCLSPDGAVLIMSLETPSGKGLLDLYVSFLLADGSYSEPLSLGNQLNTAGNEMTPFLAADGKTLYFSSNGFPGYGNQDIFLSRRLDNTWQNWSEPQNLGNEVNTPEWDVYYSIDAKGEYAYFSSSKTTGTNLDIFRIKLPPQAKPLDVMWLKGNVYDRTTSLPINANISLKTENDTILSGFTTSSISDGYALILQQFGSYSIHISATGYYVSDTVITIAGLSSFNEVIRNFSLIPKKAGVVIEMKNILFKVNSSVLEDTSFAEIDKVAKFMLDNPGVAIEIRGHTNGLCDDDFCNSLSAKRAKAVVDYLIKKGIAADRLSFKGLGKTIPVADNNTAAGRQANQRVEFMITRTE; from the coding sequence TTGACAGCAATAACACACCTGAAGGAAGAAAACGAAATCAGCGTGTGGAGATTACTTTTAAATAATATTTATAAAATGAACCGGAATAAACATTTACTGCTTATTCCGGTCCTTTTATTTTTACCCATACTTGTTTGGAGCCAAACTATTTCATGGGCCGATCATGTTATCAGCTTCTCTTCCGAAAAAAGCCCAAAAGCGTTTGCTGCGACTCAGGTTTTAGGTAAACCTAATCGTTATCCTAACCCATCATTCAGCACCTGCGCATGGTCGCCTGAATACAATGAAGCCAGAAAATCAGAATACTTGCAGGTTGGTTTTTCTCAACCTATTGTTGCCCGCCAGATAATTATTGTAGAAAATAATAATTCCGGTCATATCAGAGAAATTTGGATTTATACCGCTACAAAAACAGCCGGAAAAATGATTTATCAAAGAGGAACACCGGCAGTTGGTGGCGCCGGAAGGTTATTTGTGGCTGGGTTAAAAGATAATACCGAAGCAGTTTCGTCAGTTAAAGTTATATTCGACCAACCCGAAATGATGAATACATATCAGATCGATGCAATTGGCATTACCACCGAAACCGGAACCGTAAATCTCACTGTCAATACTATCCCTGACCCACTTAACAATAAAGCAGAATCGCTCGGAACAGCCGTTAATTCTCCTTTTGATGAAGTTTATCCAATAATTACACCTGATGGTAATGCTTTGTATTTTGACAGGAAAGTACATCCTCAAAACATAGGCGCCCAAAAAAATGATGATATCTGGTTAAGCCGAAATGTCGACGGTGTTTGGACCACCGCCGAAAACATCGGTGCACCCTTGAATAACGAGAATTTCAATTTTATGTGCTCCATTTCGCCGGATGGTAATACTGCATTAGTAGGAAATGTATATCAACCGGCCAGCAGCGCGGGTCCCGGTGTATCTATAACACATAAAAGTGCAGGAGGCTGGAGCATGCCAACTCCCGTAAAAATTAAAAATTTCAACAACCTGAATCAGTATAACGAATTTTGTTTGTCACCCGATGGAGCTGTATTAATCATGTCGCTTGAAACGCCTTCAGGGAAAGGGTTACTCGATTTGTATGTGAGTTTTTTACTGGCGGATGGCAGCTATAGTGAACCGCTTTCTTTAGGCAATCAACTAAACACTGCAGGCAATGAAATGACACCTTTTTTGGCTGCCGATGGAAAAACATTGTATTTTTCATCAAATGGCTTCCCGGGCTATGGTAATCAAGACATTTTTTTAAGCAGAAGATTAGACAATACCTGGCAAAATTGGTCGGAACCACAAAACCTTGGAAATGAGGTAAATACACCTGAATGGGATGTTTACTACAGTATAGATGCCAAAGGAGAATATGCCTATTTCAGTTCTAGCAAAACAACGGGAACTAATCTTGATATTTTCAGAATTAAACTTCCCCCGCAGGCAAAACCATTAGATGTAATGTGGCTGAAAGGGAATGTGTATGACCGTACCACTTCCCTGCCGATAAATGCCAATATCAGTCTTAAAACAGAAAACGACACCATTCTTTCAGGATTTACAACTTCTTCTATTTCAGATGGTTATGCGCTTATATTACAACAGTTTGGTAGTTACTCCATTCATATCAGCGCTACCGGATATTATGTGAGTGATACGGTAATTACCATTGCCGGATTAAGCAGTTTCAATGAAGTAATCAGAAACTTCAGCCTTATTCCTAAAAAGGCAGGTGTTGTTATTGAGATGAAAAATATCCTGTTTAAGGTGAACAGCAGCGTTTTGGAAGATACCTCTTTTGCTGAGATAGATAAGGTTGCAAAGTTTATGCTCGACAATCCCGGGGTAGCCATCGAAATTAGAGGCCATACAAACGGTTTATGTGATGATGATTTTTGCAATAGCCTTTCTGCAAAACGTGCTAAAGCAGTTGTTGATTACCTTATAAAGAAAGGTATAGCTGCAGATCGCTTGTCGTTTAAAGGATTAGGTAAAACAATACCCGTGGCGGATAATAATACGGCAGCGGGCCGTCAGGCCAATCAAAGGGTTGAGTTTATGATAACCAGAACAGAATAG
- a CDS encoding OmpA family protein, with protein MKRILLLPVFLLGIIGFARAGDIFWATKVISYSSQLDLNSYSAKQVLGPPSRLPNFGDCGCAWSPALSENYFEEYIRVGFEKKIHVTQIVINESFNAGAIKAIYLFDQYNIPHLVYERTEENGKWTLGRVLSLNITPTDFATNDLKLVLDTESIDGFNQIDAIGIAESPATVPSGAIVSTDKVVFKGKSQNMGEAINSFGSEIAPLVTPDGKTLYFTRKNHVGNTGTIMNDDVWISNFNGTNWSTAVNAGGPINNDANNYVVGISLEGEMLTLANTYHPIEESRIGIAQTWKSSYGSWVFPKNLITPGVLTHNLYAEYFMNSDRTVLLLALERADSYGMKDIYVSFSTNQIEWSDPINVGKDINTASNEMAPFLASDGKTIFFSSNGLPGYGDQDVYVAVRLDSTWQNWTKPENVGSMVNSKGFDAYFTIPDTADYAYFSSTGNNLLNADLYRIPLKEIKEIEDSVVADLLEAKLDPVTTIDSMGNVVVVTEPDVVLFEEEVYVPTKEELNVVLTNEILLWGTIYDATTNIPINANMNFILNDYESDPIELATLNNTYRIKVTDSVNYRVSIIREGYLPLETTINIEDFRTQKVKRVDFHLTPLRKGEKIILDNLYFDANKSIIKPESFEELNRLYEFLKANPGTTIEIGGHTNGLCSESYCEKLSLNRANAVREYLINKGIDAIRISTFGYGSTQPIDSNNTPEGRKRNQRVEITFK; from the coding sequence ATGAAACGCATACTACTATTACCTGTATTCCTATTGGGCATTATCGGCTTTGCCCGGGCCGGTGATATTTTTTGGGCTACAAAAGTGATTTCTTATTCGTCACAATTGGACCTGAATTCATACAGTGCAAAACAGGTGCTTGGCCCACCATCGCGCTTACCAAACTTCGGAGATTGCGGCTGCGCTTGGTCTCCAGCACTTTCCGAGAACTATTTTGAGGAATATATCCGCGTTGGCTTCGAAAAAAAGATCCATGTCACACAGATCGTAATAAATGAAAGTTTTAATGCCGGTGCAATTAAGGCAATTTACCTCTTCGACCAGTATAATATTCCCCATTTGGTTTACGAAAGAACCGAAGAAAACGGCAAATGGACGCTTGGCCGCGTTTTATCGCTAAATATTACCCCTACAGACTTTGCTACAAACGACCTTAAACTGGTATTGGATACAGAAAGTATAGATGGATTTAATCAAATTGATGCCATTGGTATAGCTGAATCTCCTGCCACAGTCCCTAGCGGCGCAATAGTTTCAACGGATAAAGTGGTGTTCAAAGGCAAAAGTCAGAACATGGGTGAAGCAATTAACTCATTTGGTAGTGAAATCGCTCCATTGGTGACTCCTGATGGCAAAACCTTGTATTTTACTCGTAAAAACCACGTTGGAAACACCGGAACCATCATGAATGATGATGTTTGGATTTCCAATTTTAATGGCACAAACTGGTCAACTGCTGTTAACGCAGGCGGGCCAATTAACAACGATGCAAATAACTACGTTGTTGGTATATCACTGGAGGGCGAAATGCTTACCTTGGCTAATACCTACCACCCTATTGAAGAATCCAGAATCGGTATTGCCCAAACCTGGAAAAGTAGCTACGGCAGTTGGGTATTTCCTAAAAACCTGATTACGCCGGGTGTCTTGACCCATAACCTGTATGCCGAATACTTTATGAACTCCGATCGCACCGTATTATTGTTGGCACTTGAACGTGCTGATTCATATGGTATGAAGGATATTTATGTAAGCTTTAGCACCAACCAAATTGAATGGAGCGACCCGATTAATGTGGGGAAAGACATTAATACCGCTTCTAATGAAATGGCTCCTTTTCTTGCTTCAGACGGCAAAACCATTTTCTTTTCATCCAACGGATTACCGGGATACGGTGATCAGGATGTTTATGTAGCTGTGCGCCTCGACAGCACCTGGCAAAACTGGACCAAGCCCGAAAATGTTGGTTCAATGGTTAATTCAAAGGGGTTTGATGCTTATTTTACCATCCCTGACACAGCCGATTACGCTTATTTCTCTTCAACCGGAAATAATTTATTAAACGCAGATTTATACCGAATTCCACTTAAGGAAATAAAAGAAATTGAAGATTCAGTTGTTGCAGATTTACTTGAAGCAAAGTTGGACCCTGTAACCACAATTGATTCAATGGGTAATGTAGTTGTAGTCACGGAGCCCGATGTTGTGTTGTTTGAAGAGGAAGTTTATGTGCCAACCAAGGAAGAATTAAATGTGGTGCTCACAAATGAAATCCTGCTTTGGGGAACCATTTACGATGCCACTACCAACATTCCGATTAACGCAAACATGAATTTTATACTGAACGATTATGAATCAGATCCAATAGAACTTGCAACCCTCAATAATACCTATAGAATTAAAGTAACTGATAGTGTGAACTACAGGGTTTCCATTATTCGTGAGGGCTATCTCCCATTGGAAACCACCATCAATATTGAAGATTTCAGAACACAAAAAGTTAAACGTGTAGATTTCCATTTAACACCATTGCGCAAAGGCGAAAAAATCATTCTCGACAATTTATATTTTGATGCCAATAAATCTATCATCAAACCTGAATCATTTGAAGAATTAAATCGTTTATATGAATTCCTGAAAGCTAATCCTGGTACAACTATTGAGATTGGTGGACATACCAACGGATTATGCAGTGAATCATATTGCGAAAAATTGAGTTTAAACAGAGCAAATGCAGTCAGAGAATACCTCATTAATAAAGGAATTGATGCCATCAGAATATCTACATTCGGATACGGCTCAACCCAGCCAATTGACAGCAATAACACACCTGAAGGAAGAAAACGAAATCAGCGTGTGGAGATTACTTTTAAATAA
- a CDS encoding PKD domain-containing protein, which yields MYPTYYISDYRGWNGYYSGWKHAYHDLSFLGGLSNVKIRIVFASDTYWNFNDGFAFDNFKIADLYANDVGVESVYEPNDGPSLGAAEPISVVIKNYGTEPQSGFPVSYKMDGGPTTTETFVGTVAPGGTAIHYFASTEDLSVDGDYIFEAWTSLATDEDVTNDMITETVSNLLPITGTSAYYIYSNTTGGEPWYTTTNSADMDAVFGVGEWTLDYFETLDPAVVFGTGTCFVFLEGSDSHAAELETFLSANITTIENWVASGGHLLLNAAPNEGDGMDFGFDGTHLFYPYFTGTAEAAVPLHPVFDGPFTPTSTSMSGGSYGHARVDGTGWTEILHDLFGPTNIVCAEKSWGAGTVIFGGMTTTFFHSPAPDADNFRKNLISYLATCTISDYDVGVNAHSSPESSCGLGGTENITIDVKNYGFLPQSDIPVHYQVNGGTIINEVVPGTLDVGATVTYTFSTTVDMAAVGEYEIYAWTSLALDTITTNDSMDWVVNNIPTITSYPYYQDFEAGAEGWISGGASSTWDLGTPAGFVINTAPPATPTSQNTWVTNLTGYYNNNEKSYVTSPCLDFSSLLFPYLEFDLNYDIQLYSDGAKMQYSVDGGTTWTQLGNVGEGENWYDSYTCYSMYPTFYETDYRGWQATGGGWKHAYYDLSFLAGEPSVRLRFVFAADTYWNYNDGFAFDNVRIQDPFDNDLGVVELITPESAVTLTGSEIVSVLVENLGVLPQSGFDVAYQVNGGTIHTEPYIGTIDGGATGIMTFAATEDFAADGIYDFKAWTELATDEDLTNDTLNTNVVNLTPVSGTDAYYIYSNVYGGSEPWYVTSNSDAMDAVFGDDGWFLEYVETLDPLEVFDENTCFVYLEGSDAQANELENFLAANGSMVENWVASGGNLLLNSAPNEGDGMDFGFGGIHLNYSWYTSAVTAADAGHPVFAGPWTPITTDFTGSSFGHASVEGGDISPIILDTYDATRYVLAEKGWGDGSLVVGGMTPPYFHGPLDEANNLLKNIYEYIKLCAPVDLGVTALISPEGGCGLGVEDITVTVENFGPSGVSTFPIKYQVDGGAIVSDFAAVIIDAGGTGTFTFVDAPFDFSTPGTYELCVWTDFSGDSDPTNDMLCFTIESYETPSLELGSAITVCDEKVLDAGNTGSTYLWSTGATTQTITVTETGTYSVTVTNPTTGCSVTDAITVTVNYTPVAGFTYTATGLTVTFTNTSTDGASYNWSFGDGGTSTTANPSHTYAVEGSYTVTLTVTNGCGTDFYSIVISVGDAIGDISLANAVTVQPNPTADFANVSIDLATAQEIKLELVNNLGQLVWSTKPTTTLSNTYVIDMTGFAEGVYQLNIIGNDAMATKSIVLVK from the coding sequence ATGTATCCAACTTATTATATATCTGATTACAGAGGTTGGAACGGTTATTACTCAGGTTGGAAACACGCTTACCATGATCTTTCTTTCTTAGGTGGCCTTTCAAATGTTAAAATCCGTATCGTATTTGCATCAGATACCTATTGGAATTTTAACGACGGATTTGCTTTCGATAACTTTAAAATTGCTGACTTATATGCTAACGATGTTGGGGTTGAATCAGTTTACGAACCTAACGATGGTCCATCTTTAGGTGCTGCTGAACCAATTTCAGTTGTTATCAAAAATTACGGAACAGAACCTCAGTCAGGTTTCCCTGTTTCTTATAAAATGGATGGTGGTCCAACTACAACTGAAACCTTTGTTGGAACAGTTGCTCCGGGTGGAACTGCAATACATTATTTTGCTTCAACAGAAGACTTAAGTGTTGACGGCGATTACATTTTTGAAGCTTGGACTTCACTCGCTACTGATGAAGATGTTACCAATGATATGATTACCGAAACAGTAAGTAATTTACTTCCTATCACAGGAACTAGTGCTTACTATATCTATAGTAATACTACAGGTGGTGAACCTTGGTATACAACAACAAACTCTGCCGATATGGATGCAGTATTTGGTGTTGGTGAATGGACTTTAGATTATTTTGAAACACTGGATCCTGCCGTTGTATTTGGAACAGGAACTTGTTTCGTTTTCTTAGAAGGTTCAGATTCACATGCTGCTGAATTAGAAACATTCTTATCAGCTAATATTACAACAATTGAAAACTGGGTAGCTTCAGGTGGACATTTATTATTAAATGCTGCACCTAACGAAGGTGATGGAATGGATTTCGGATTTGACGGAACACATTTATTCTACCCTTATTTTACAGGAACTGCTGAAGCTGCTGTGCCACTTCACCCTGTATTTGATGGTCCTTTCACTCCTACTTCTACCTCTATGAGCGGCGGTTCTTACGGCCATGCAAGAGTAGATGGAACCGGATGGACTGAAATTTTACATGATTTATTCGGACCTACAAATATCGTTTGTGCCGAAAAATCATGGGGCGCCGGAACAGTAATTTTTGGTGGTATGACTACTACCTTCTTCCACTCTCCTGCTCCTGATGCAGATAATTTCCGTAAAAACCTGATTTCTTATCTTGCTACTTGTACGATTTCTGATTATGATGTTGGAGTTAACGCTCACTCATCTCCAGAATCTTCTTGCGGTTTAGGTGGTACTGAAAATATTACTATTGATGTGAAAAACTACGGTTTCTTACCTCAATCTGATATTCCGGTTCACTATCAGGTAAACGGTGGTACTATTATTAATGAAGTTGTTCCGGGCACATTAGATGTTGGTGCTACAGTAACTTATACCTTCTCTACTACAGTTGATATGGCTGCAGTTGGTGAGTATGAAATATATGCATGGACTTCACTTGCATTAGATACTATAACTACTAATGACTCAATGGATTGGGTTGTAAATAACATTCCTACTATCACATCTTATCCTTATTATCAGGATTTTGAAGCTGGTGCAGAAGGCTGGATTTCCGGCGGTGCATCTTCTACATGGGATTTAGGAACACCTGCAGGATTTGTTATCAATACAGCACCTCCGGCAACTCCAACAAGTCAAAACACTTGGGTTACCAACCTTACAGGTTATTATAACAATAATGAGAAATCGTATGTTACATCACCTTGTTTGGATTTCTCTTCTTTATTATTCCCTTATTTAGAATTTGATTTGAATTATGATATTCAATTATATTCTGATGGTGCCAAAATGCAATACTCAGTAGATGGCGGTACTACCTGGACTCAACTCGGTAACGTTGGTGAAGGTGAAAACTGGTACGATAGCTACACTTGCTATAGCATGTATCCAACATTCTACGAAACTGATTATCGCGGATGGCAGGCTACAGGTGGTGGCTGGAAACATGCTTACTACGACTTAAGCTTCCTTGCAGGTGAACCATCTGTAAGATTACGTTTTGTATTTGCAGCTGATACCTACTGGAACTATAACGACGGTTTCGCTTTCGATAACGTAAGAATTCAAGATCCGTTTGATAATGACTTAGGTGTTGTTGAATTAATTACGCCTGAATCTGCAGTTACCTTAACAGGTTCTGAAATAGTTAGTGTATTAGTTGAAAACTTGGGTGTATTACCTCAAAGTGGCTTTGATGTAGCTTATCAGGTAAACGGCGGTACTATCCATACAGAACCTTATATCGGAACTATTGATGGCGGTGCAACCGGAATTATGACTTTCGCAGCTACTGAAGATTTTGCAGCTGATGGAATTTATGATTTCAAAGCATGGACTGAATTAGCAACTGACGAAGACTTAACTAACGATACATTAAATACTAATGTAGTTAACCTCACTCCTGTTTCAGGAACTGATGCTTATTACATCTATTCTAATGTTTACGGTGGTTCTGAACCTTGGTATGTTACTTCAAATTCTGATGCTATGGACGCTGTATTTGGCGACGATGGCTGGTTCTTAGAATATGTTGAAACTTTAGATCCATTAGAAGTATTCGACGAAAACACTTGTTTCGTTTATCTTGAAGGTTCTGATGCTCAGGCAAATGAACTTGAAAACTTCCTGGCTGCAAATGGCTCAATGGTTGAAAACTGGGTTGCTTCAGGTGGTAATTTATTACTGAATTCTGCACCTAACGAAGGTGATGGTATGGACTTCGGTTTTGGCGGTATTCACTTGAATTATAGCTGGTATACCAGTGCCGTAACTGCTGCTGATGCAGGTCACCCTGTTTTCGCAGGTCCTTGGACTCCAATTACAACCGATTTCACTGGTTCAAGCTTTGGCCACGCTAGTGTAGAAGGTGGTGATATTAGTCCTATCATTCTTGATACATATGATGCAACTCGTTATGTGCTTGCTGAAAAAGGCTGGGGCGATGGTTCATTAGTAGTTGGTGGTATGACACCTCCTTACTTCCATGGTCCGCTTGATGAAGCAAATAACTTGCTTAAAAACATCTATGAGTACATTAAACTTTGTGCTCCGGTTGACTTAGGCGTAACTGCCCTTATTTCACCAGAAGGTGGTTGCGGTTTAGGTGTTGAAGACATTACTGTTACCGTTGAAAACTTCGGTCCAAGTGGTGTTAGCACTTTCCCAATCAAATATCAGGTAGATGGTGGTGCAATTGTTTCTGACTTTGCAGCGGTTATTATCGATGCAGGTGGAACAGGTACATTTACATTCGTAGATGCTCCATTTGATTTCTCAACTCCTGGCACTTATGAATTATGTGTTTGGACTGATTTCTCAGGTGATTCTGATCCTACAAATGACATGTTATGTTTCACAATAGAATCATATGAAACACCTTCATTGGAATTAGGTTCTGCAATAACAGTTTGTGATGAAAAAGTACTTGATGCAGGTAACACAGGTAGCACTTACCTCTGGAGCACTGGTGCAACTACTCAAACAATCACCGTAACTGAAACAGGAACATATTCTGTAACTGTAACTAATCCAACTACAGGATGTTCTGTAACTGATGCAATTACTGTAACAGTTAACTACACTCCAGTTGCAGGATTTACTTATACAGCTACAGGTTTAACAGTAACATTTACTAATACCTCTACCGACGGCGCTTCTTATAACTGGAGCTTCGGCGATGGCGGAACTTCTACCACTGCTAACCCTTCACACACATACGCAGTAGAAGGTTCTTATACCGTTACATTAACTGTAACAAACGGTTGCGGAACTGACTTCTATAGTATTGTAATTTCTGTAGGTGATGCAATTGGTGATATCAGTTTAGCAAATGCTGTAACTGTTCAACCTAACCCTACTGCTGATTTTGCAAATGTTTCTATAGACCTTGCAACCGCACAGGAAATCAAATTAGAATTAGTTAATAACCTCGGACAGTTAGTTTGGTCAACCAAACCAACTACCACATTATCAAATACTTATGTAATTGATATGACTGGTTTTGCGGAAGGTGTTTACCAACTGAATATCATAGGTAATGATGCGATGGCTACTAAATCAATTGTTTTAGTGAAATAA